One segment of Solanum stenotomum isolate F172 chromosome 1, ASM1918654v1, whole genome shotgun sequence DNA contains the following:
- the LOC125859796 gene encoding receptor-like protein Cf-9 homolog encodes MELYLSNVNATGRIPESFGHLTSLRKLDLFSCNLSGSIPKPLWNLTNIETLVLAYNHLERPISNFFRFGKLKSLSIGNNNFNGQLEFLSLNTCTQLVELDFSFNSLITGSIPSNEFKYQSLFVVSLKQNQLEGPIPKSFLYQQILHYLFLSQNNLSGQITSTICNRVLMVLDLGSNSLEGTIPLCLGEISILRILDLSNNSLSGTLNTNFSIGNYLGVIKFDRNKLEGKVPQSFINCKYLKVLDLGNNELNDTFPEWLGALPELQLLNLRSNKFYGPIKDSRTDNLFAQIRIIDLSSNGFSGDLPVSLFENFEAMKIIGEKNGTREYVADYYSNFYSNSFIVTTKGLELQFPRVLTTNIIINLSNNKFEGHIPSIIGDLIGLRTLNLSHNCLEGFKRSKLKPSSQGLYVKIVFVKAKTSTPTLTRLFFFALKT; translated from the exons ATGGAGTTATATCTTAGTAATGTGAATGCTACTGGTAGGATACCTGAATCATTTGGTCATCTAACTTCACTGCGTAAATTAGATTTGTTTTCTTGTAATCTCTCGGGGTCTATTCCTAAACCTCTATGGAATCTCACCAATATAGAGACTTTGGTTCTTGCTTATAACCATCTTGAAAGACCAATTTCCAATTTCTTTAGATTTGGAAAGCTCAAGTCGTTATCAATAGGAAATAACAACTTTAATGGCCAACTTGAGTTCTTATCCTTAAACACATGCACGCAACTTGTTGAGCTAGATTTTTCATTTAATTCCCTAATAACAGGTTCAATTCCTTCTAAT GAGTTCAAGTACCAATCATTGTTTGTTGTTTCTCTCAAACAAAATCAGCTGGAAGGTCCTATTCCAAAGTCATTCCTATACCAGCAAATCCTGCACTATCTTTTCCTTTCACAAAATAATCTCAGTGGACAGATCACATCAACCATCTGCAATCGAGTACTGATGGTGCTAGATTTGGGCAGCAATAGTTTGGAGGGAACAATCCCATTATGTTTGGGTGAGATAAGTATCCTTCGGATTTTGGATTTAAGCAACAATAGTCTTAGTGGGACATTAAATACAAATTTTAGTATAGGAAATTATCTTGGAGTCATTAAATTTGACAGGAATAAGCTAGAGGGGAAAGTCCCGCAATCTTTTATCAATTGCAAATATTTGAAAGTTCTCGACTTAGGTAACAATGAATTGAATGACACATTTCCTGAATGGTTGGGAGCCCTACCTGAGTTGCAGCTATTAAACTTGAGATCAAATAAGTTTTATGGCCCTATAAAAGATTCAAGGACTGACAACTTGTTTGCTCAAATTCGAATCATAGATCTCTCATCCAATGGATTTAGTGGAGATTTACCAGTGAGCCTTTTCGAGAATTTTGAAGCCATGAAAATAATTggtgagaaaaatggaacccgtGAGTATGTAGCAGattattattctaatttttactCAAATTCCTTTATAGTGACAACAAAAGGACTGGAGCTTCAATTTCCTCGAGTTTTGACTACAAACATAATCATAAATCTCTCTAACAACAAATTTGAAGGTCATATCCCAAGCATTATTGGAGATCTCATTGGTCTTCGTACGTTAAACTTATCTCATAATTGCTTGGAAG